A region from the Alosa alosa isolate M-15738 ecotype Scorff River chromosome 7, AALO_Geno_1.1, whole genome shotgun sequence genome encodes:
- the LOC125298081 gene encoding GTPase IMAP family member 8-like: MMSSKSHFKVCQKLPLLTDLQIIVLGYNRSGKTATINTVLGVGESHHGEGSAHSDKREGVVEGRKVTLIDTPGWWKLYSATQTAEYIKRELVLSTSLCPPGPHSFLLVVELDSPFTEIEYTSVVEHCEHLGANIWEHTIVLFTKGDLLTDKTIEERIKSQEEKLDQLVARCGGRYQVFDNKTKCDDQSQVKTLLDKLDELIASDHHHPFEVDHIKLKDIEEAKKVDKERGLINKERILEERQRIKINGEVLSLPEIRMILVGWVLSGKSYAGNIILNGDHFTPGKVTEKAESRKSKVFGRNLTVVDTPGWWKFLPAKYTPTRVKAELRRGVFLCGKYPQAILLTLTVETSFHEERRRMIQEMLEMYLGEDVWRHTIILFTWGNLLKDTTIEEVFESEGKALQWLIQKCGNRYHVFGERAQGSNQVEELLEKMEEMVAGNCVFCPSAESCMYTETGIRGNRVEERNDPQTEDAIDIVDREWLRTDKNLIEEVQKQWIAATDAARKQKSNTSRNEPPNLQGEGHSTDIDNYGETFQDNPLYRGTADKPQSEKGDHSLQRQQSNGEMLAFHLKDMLGNEWRRRDYSEEASP; this comes from the exons ATGATGAGTTCAAAAtctcatttcaaagtttgccaGAAATTACCACTATTGACAG ATCTGCAGATTATTGTTCTTGGGTACAACCGGTCTGGCAAGACCGCAACGATAAACACGGTCCTGGGAGTTGGAGAGTCTCATCACGGGGAAGGATCAGCACACTCTGACAAGAGAGAGGGCGTGGTTGAGGGTAGGAAGGTGACTTTGATTGACACTCCAGGATGGTGGAAGCTTTATTCTGCCACCCAAACCGCAGAGTACATCAAACGTGAGCTTGTGCTGAGCACCTCCCTCTGTCCACCCGGACCCCACTCCTTCCTCCTGGTGGTCGAACTGGACAGTCCATTCACTGAAATCGAATATACGTCAGTGGTGGAACACTGTGAGCACTTGGGTGCAAACATCTGGGAGCATACCATTGTCTTGTTCACCAAGGGGGATTTATTGACAGACAAAACCATCGAGGAGCGCATCAAGAGTCAGGAGGAAAAGCTTGATCAGCTGGTGGCGAGATGTGGAGGCAGATACCAGGTCTTTGACAACAAGACTAAATGTGATGATCAATCTCAAGTCAAAACACTTTTGGATAAATTAGATGAACTGATCGCCAGTGACCATCACCATCCCTTTGAGGTTGACCACATCAAACTGAAAGATATTGAAGAGGCGAAGAAAGTTGATAAGGAACGAGGACTAATAAACAAGGAGAGGATCttagaagagagacagagaatcaAGATAAATG GAGaagttctctctctgcctgaaaTAAGAATGATATTAGTTGGATGGGTGCTTTCTGGGAAGAGTTATGCAGGAAATATCATCCTAAATGGGGATCATTTTACCCCTGGGAAAGTGACTGAGAAGGCTGAGAGCAGAAAAAGCAAAGTTTTTGGCCGAAACCTCACTGTGGTCGACACACCTGGGTGGTGGAAGTTCCTCCCAGCCAAATACACTCCAACACGAGTGAAGGCAGAACTCAGGAGAGGAGTGTTCCTGTGCGGGAAGTACCCCCAAGCGATCCTCTTGACACTGACAGTGGAAACGTCATTCCACGAGGAGCGGAGACGCATGATTCAAGAAATGTTGGAGATGTACTTGGGAGAGGATGTCTGGAGACACACCATCATTCTCTTCACATGGGGAAACCTGCTGAAAGACACCACCATCGAGGAGGTCTTCGAGAGTGAGGGCAAAGCTCTGCAGTGGCTCATCCAGAAGTGTGGAAACAGATATCACGTCTTTGGTGAGAGAGCGCAGGGTAGCAACCAGGTTGAAGAGCTGctggagaagatggaggagatggtGGCTGGAAATTGTGTGTTTTGCCCTAGCGCAGAGTCTTGCATGTACACAGAAACAGGCATTAGGGGAAACAGGGTAGAGGAAAGAAATGATCCACAGACTGAAGATGCCATCGATATAGTGGACAGGGAGTGGTTGCGAACAGATAAGAATTTGATTGAGGAGGTCCAGAAGCAGTGGATTGCAGCCACTGACGCGGCACGCAAACAGAAATCTAACACAAGCAGGAATGAGCCACCTAACT TGCAGGGAGAAGGGCATTCCACAGACATCGACAATTATGGAGAAACATTTCAGGATAATCCTCTCTACC GTGGCACAGCTGACAAACCACAGAGTGAAAAGGGTGATCACAGCCTCCAAAGACAGCAGTCTAATGGTGAGATGCTTGCATTTCATTTAAAAGATATGCTAGGAAACGAATGGAGACGCCGGGACTATAGTGAAGAAGCTAGTCCGTGA